The following proteins are encoded in a genomic region of Gossypium hirsutum isolate 1008001.06 chromosome D05, Gossypium_hirsutum_v2.1, whole genome shotgun sequence:
- the LOC107887943 gene encoding putative disease resistance RPP13-like protein 1, with protein sequence MSVFGEAALSAFLELLSAKLLDSVLNFVADYRQVHQQLKLWQSIFPEIKAVLNHAEEKQIKDEGVKNWLDDLQDLAYDVDDILDEFAYQELRLKLQKTQAQASASKVQKLIPTCCTGGHFSPIAFMFNAKMISKIKAITDRLNSLNTRRSNLGLSEIMSQGATSKGKKPRLQPTSLMDGAVEYVGRANEKQEMLELLKSNNSDGVCVLSIVGMGGMGKTTLAQLVYNDPSIKESFDHKSWVCVSDDFDAVNITKTILRSLDADLRDVNDLNLLQVKLKEKLSGKRLLLVLDDIWNESYSDWTILRAPFGAGTKIIVTTRLQKVSSNVDSVKAFYLDKLSHHDCLSIFAQHALKARNFDGHLQFKEIGENIVRRCNGLPLAAKAIGSLLRSVTDHSEWEKVYESEIWDLPEDPCGLIPALRLSYHYLPPHLKRCFAYCSIFPKDYEFEEEEIILLWRAEGFLQSKAKIQGKGLGNQYFQDLVSRSFFQRSSEDKSRFVMHDLMNDLAQSVAGEICCRVEGEKQQKFSHRSRHSAYVIDDWYQSVKKFEAFYQMTSLRTFLRLMAPMAPRYHIFYLTKVVLEDLLPSLSYLRVLSLSGYLIYDLPDLFENLKHLRYLNFSRTRINRLPDSLCTLYHLETLILRDCSELKNLPSKIGNLVNLHFLDIRGADSIERMPSGFDQLTQLQTLSNFVIGEGDGRLIRELKILSNLRGNFCLSGLENVNGQDAREAKLNEKLGIDGLELQWGPDLENNTRKTEVEERVLDFLHPPKKLEQLIIENYGGVKFSYWIADSSLKNLSSLKLRNCKNCKSLPSVGRLPLLKDLSIIGFDQVQKIGVELFGENQLNPFASLDILSFESLPNWKEWDTCEGDEKVLKLPSLRELSIKTCPQLLGRLPTHLPSSQKLEIHRCMSLVVSISSFLSLCELSIRGCAELVDDCCSPAKELSSLSLSNISKFNIPSDRIMLRFGNSGHFEIDGWEELASLSQHGFSLVGHRFITLWGCPQLQSLEAKEAELQPDKISRVESLKIVSCDRLNRLPQVLHELAFLTVIEIGNCRGLVSFAENNLPPNLKKLRIRKCENLEYLVDEKEDKKSMSSTLCLLEELSIYECPSLMSLSSKGRKNICNQLQLLEIIDCSKLSCLFSNTKFPITLKYLTIVGCPILEYIAEEFEESACLESILFFRSGIKSLPRGLNKLKHLQEIRLVSCSNLVSFEESGLLTTSFRAFVVDGCGNFGALPKCMASITSLRQLSVYNCSADISFPSEGFPANLTSLAISNAPKIYRSFVEWGLNRLTSLQELTIGGGGCSNVVSFPEEGIGMMLPPSLTFIILSNFKNLEFMFSEGFQDLASLQELKIYKCPKLTSLPKKDMLLSLGYLRIYGCPLLQEECSSDKGREWSKISHIPFVEIDGKEGIPRESD encoded by the coding sequence ATGTCTGTCTTTGGAGAGGCTGCTCTTTCTGCCTTTTTGGAGCTGTTGTCTGCCAAGTTGCTTGACTCTGTACTCAACTTTGTGGCCGATTACCGGCAAGTCCACCAGCAACTCAAGCTGTGGCAATCCATATTCCCCGAGATCAAGGCAGTGTTGAACCATGCAGAGGAGAAGCAGATCAAGGACGAGGGTGTGAAGAATTGGTTGGACGATCTCCAAGACTTAGCTTACGATGTGGATGACATCTTGGACGAGTTCGCTTACCAAGAGTTACGTCTCAAGCTCCAAAAAACTCAAGCACAAGCCAGCGCTAGTAAGGTACAGAAACTCATTCCAACCTGCTGTACTGGTGGTCATTTCTCTCCAATCGCTTTTATGTTCAATGCTAAGATGATTTCAAAGATAAAAGCAATCACCGATAGACTGAATAGTTTGAACACTCGAAGAAGTAATTTGGGGTTGAGTGAGATCATGTCTCAAGGCGCAACTTCCAAGGGAAAGAAACCCAGGCTGCAACCAACTTCCTTGATGGATGGAGCTGTGGAGTATGTTGGTAGAGCCAATGAGAAGCAAGAAATGCTTGAGTTGCTCAAAAGTAACAATTCCGATGGAGTTTGTGTCCTTTCCATCGTTGGCATGGGAGGGATGGGGAAAACAACTCTTGCTCAGCTTGTTTACAATGATCCCAGCATTAAGGAGTCTTTCGATCACAAGTCCTGGGTATGCGTTTCTGATGACTTTGATGCTGTTAACATAACAAAGACGATTTTAAGATCCCTCGATGCTGACTTACGTGATGTGAATGACTTGAACTTGCTTCAAGTCAAGTTGAAGGAGAAGTTATCCGGAAAAAGGTTGTTGCTTGTTTTAGATGACATTTGGAATGAGAGTTACAGTGATTGGACCATCTTACGGGCTCCATTTGGAGCAGGAACCAAGATTATTGTAACAACTCGACTCCAAAAGGTTTCATCTAATGTCGATTCGGTGAAAGCGTTTTACTTGGATAAACTCTCGCATCATGATTGTTTATCCATATTTGCTCAGCATGCATTGAAAGCAAGAAACTTTGATGGGCATCTCCAATTTAAAGAAATTGGAGAGAACATAGTGAGAAGGTGCAACGGATTACCTTTGGCAGCAAAAGCCATTGGAAGCTTATTACGCTCAGTTACAGATCATAGTGAATGGGAAAAAGTATATGAGAGCGAGATATGGGACCTACCAGAAGATCCATGTGGCTTAATTCCAGCTTTGCGATTAAGCTACCATTATCTTCCTCCTCATTTGAAACGATGCTTTGCCTACTGCTCCATATTTCCtaaagattatgaatttgaaGAAGAAGAGATAATCTTGTTATGGAGAGCAGAAGGTTTCTTGCAATCAAAAGCCAAAATTCAAGGCAAAGGTCTTGGAAACCAATATTTTCAAGATCTAGTGTCAAGGTCATTTTTTCAAAGATCTAGTGAAGACAAATCCCGTTTCGTGATGCATGATCTTATGAATGATTTAGCTCAATCAGTTGCAGGAGAAATATGTTGCAGAGTGGAGGGTGAAAAGCAACAAAAGTTTTCGCATCGTTCTCGCCACTCAGCTTATGTTATCGATGATTGGTATCAGAGTGTAAAGAAGTTTGAGGCATTTTATCAAATGACTTCTTTACGTACTTTCTTACGCTTAATGGCTCCAATGGCTCCAAGATATCATATATTCTATTTAACAAAGGTTGTCTTGGAGGATTTGTTGCCAAGTCTTAGCTATTTAAGGGTTCTTTCTTTGTCTGGGTATCTAATCTATGATTTGCCCGacctttttgaaaatttaaaacatcTACGCTACTTAAATTTTTCTAGAACCCGAATCAATCGTTTACCTGATTCTTTGTGTACTCTTTATCATTTGGAGACTTTAATATTAAGAGATTGTTCAGAGCTCAAAAATTTACCCTCGAAGATCGGAAACCTTGTCAACTTGCATTTTCTTGATATTAGAGGTGCGGATTCAATAGAAAGGATGCCCTCCGGATTTGATCAGCTAACTCAGCTTCAAACGTTATCAAATTTTGTTATAGGGGAAGGTGATGGACGTCTTATtagagaattgaaaattttgtcAAACCTTAGAGGTAATTTTTGTCTTTCTGGATTGGAGAATGTTAATGGTCAAGATGCGAGGGAAGCTAAGTTAAATGAGAAGCTAGGGATTGATGGGTTAGAACTACAATGGGGTCCAGACTTGGAGAATAATACAAGGAAAACAGAAGTTGAAGAGCGGGTGTTGGACTTTCTTCATCCTCCGAAAAAGCTTGAGCAACTCATCATTGAGAATTACGGGGGTGTAAAATTCTCATATTGGATAGCAGATTCTTCCCTCAAGAATTTGTCGTCTTTGAAGCTTCGCAATTGTAAAAACTGCAAGTCACTACCATCAGTTGGAAGGTTGCCATTGTTAAAAGATCTTTCAATTATTGGTTTCGATCAAGTACAGAAGATTGGTGTTGAGCTCTTCGGAGAAAATCAATTGAATCCATTTGCATCATTAGATATTCTGTCTTTTGAGAGTCTTCCAAACTGGAAGGAGTGGGACACTTGTGAAGGAGACGAGAAGGTTTTGAAACTCCCCAGCCTTCGTGAGCTTTCAATCAAAACCTGTCCTCAATTGTTGGGAAGGTTGCCTACCCATCTTCCTTCCTCGCAAAAACTTGAAATTCATAGGTGTATGAGTTTGGTAGTTTCAATATCAAGTTTCCTGTCACTGTGTGAATTAAGTATACGAGGGTGTGCAGAACTGGTGGACGATTGCTGTTCTCCTGCAAAGGAGCTTTCCTCTTTGTCTCTTTCTAACATTTCAAAGTTTAATATTCCATCAGATAGGATAATGTTGAGGTTTGGAAACTCGGGACATTTTGAAATTGATGGTTGGGAGGAGTTGGCATCTCTATCACAGCATGGGTTTAGTTTAGTTGGACATCGTTTCATTACCCTTTGGGGTTGTCCTCAACTGCAGTCTTTGGAAGCCAAGGAAGCCGAATTGCAACCTGACAAGATTTCACGTGTCGAATCTCTGAAAATAGTTTCTTGTGATAGGCTCAATCGACTACCACAAGTCTTACATGAGCTCGCATTCCTTACAGTGATAGAAATTGGTAATTGTCGAGGCTTGGTTTCTTTCGCAGAGAATAACTTACCTCCTAATTTAAAAAAGCTGAGAATTAGAAAATGTGAGAATTTGGAGTATTTGGTTGATGAAAAAGAAGATAAGAAGAGTATGAGTAGTACCCTCTGTCTTCTTGAGGAGTTGTCTATCTATGAGTGTCCGTCTCTAATGTCTTTGTCATCGAAGGGGCGCAAAAATATTTGCAATCAGCTTCAACTTCTCGAAATTATTGACTGCTCAAAGCTGAGTTGCCTATTTTCAAACACCAAGTTTCCCATAACGCTTAAATATTTGACAATTGTAGGATGTCCAATATTGGAATACATAGCCGAGGAGTTTGAGGAAAGCGCTTGTCTTGAATCTATTCTATTTTTCAGATCTGGAATTAAATCTCTACCACGAGGACTAAACAAGCTCAAACATCTCCAGGAGATTCGGTTGGTTTCGTGTTCAAATTTGGTTTCTTTTGAAGAAAGTGGGTTGCTCACCACCAGCTTCAGAGCTTTTGTAGTTGATGGTTGTGGAAATTTTGGAGCCCTTCCTAAGTGCATGGCCAGCATCACCTCCCTTCGACAATTAAGTGTGTACAACTGTTCGGCTGACATATCATTTCCATCGGAGGGATTCCCTGCTAATCTCACATCACTTGCAATCTCAAACGCACCCAAGATTTATAGGTCATTTGTGGAATGGGGATTAAATAGACTCACCTCTCTTCAAGAATTGACCATCGGAGGTGGAGGATGCTCAAACGTGGTGTCGTTCCCAGAAGAAGGGATTGGAATGATGCTGCCTCCTTCTCTCACCTTTATCATCCTTTCAAATTTTAAGAACCTGGAATTCATGTTCTCCGAGGGCTTTCAAGACCTCGCCTCTCTTCAAGAATTGAAGATCTATAAGTGTCCCAAGCTAACATCTCTTCCAAAAAAAGACATGCTTCTCTCGCTTGGATATTTAAGAATTTACGGTTGTCCGTTGCTGCAAGAAGAGTGCTCAAGCGATAAAGGACGAGAGTGGTCTAAGATTTCCCACATACCCTTTGTTGAAATTGATGGTAAGGAAGGCATCCCGAGGGAATCAGATTGA